One genomic segment of Desulfocapsa sulfexigens DSM 10523 includes these proteins:
- a CDS encoding formyltransferase family protein has product MLKMAVLLSGSGRTLDNFHERIKEGSLQAQIQVVVSNVENVLGLRKAEKYGYPAFHAKDNDAVNSILKDYDVDIIALAGYLKLYTAPPHLKKAVVNIHPSLIPSFCGDGFYGSRVHKAVLKRGCMVSGCTVHFANEVYDEGPIIYQQAVALDYDETPDTVADKVFAAECEAFPEALNRVAARGIEFFWNRVQG; this is encoded by the coding sequence ATGTTAAAAATGGCGGTGCTGCTCTCGGGAAGTGGAAGAACACTCGATAATTTTCATGAACGGATAAAGGAGGGAAGTCTTCAGGCACAGATACAGGTGGTTGTTTCCAATGTTGAAAACGTTCTCGGCCTTAGAAAAGCGGAGAAGTATGGATATCCAGCCTTTCATGCAAAAGACAATGATGCTGTTAATTCCATTTTGAAAGATTACGACGTGGATATTATCGCTCTTGCCGGGTATCTCAAGTTATATACAGCACCGCCACACTTAAAAAAAGCTGTGGTTAATATCCATCCGTCTCTAATTCCTTCATTTTGTGGTGATGGTTTTTATGGCTCACGGGTCCATAAGGCGGTCCTGAAACGGGGCTGTATGGTGAGTGGTTGTACCGTTCATTTTGCCAATGAAGTGTATGATGAAGGGCCTATTATTTACCAGCAGGCCGTAGCACTCGACTATGACGAAACACCCGATACAGTTGCTGACAAGGTCTTTGCTGCGGAATGTGAGGCATTTCCAGAGGCGCTCAACAGGGTCGCTGCAAGGGGAATAGAATTTTTCTGGAATCGAGTACAGGGGTGA
- the rpsT gene encoding 30S ribosomal protein S20 codes for MANHKSAEKRNRQSQDRRIRNRINRTRMRNAIKAVDAAIVEGSQETAQELLMKAVPVIAKTASKGTIHKKNASRKVSRLTKRVNKMQVVA; via the coding sequence GTGGCAAATCATAAATCCGCTGAAAAACGTAATCGTCAATCACAGGATCGTCGTATTCGAAATCGTATAAACAGAACCCGTATGAGAAATGCAATAAAAGCAGTTGATGCTGCTATAGTTGAAGGGTCGCAGGAAACTGCTCAAGAATTACTCATGAAGGCAGTTCCGGTGATTGCAAAAACTGCTTCCAAGGGAACCATTCACAAGAAGAATGCCTCCAGGAAGGTTTCCCGTTTAACCAAACGTGTTAACAAGATGCAGGTTGTAGCCTGA
- a CDS encoding cyclic nucleotide-binding domain-containing protein, with protein MAFPKAVFKVSAVKNCPLYSFGDLFTVAGITISMVSKEENTFVNTTIIHSPLKKEKCKTLNGDLTKVIIQYERADKIPVCMISCSGCTGSIRLEYTKDLELTANGSEKDYTNELGSMLHLLSDFAFFKNIDEENLEKVVNFFHLNKLKKDDIVIRKGDPGGNFYIIITGSVNVINDVGMTITTLSKGDVFGEMSLICNDSVGATIQVREPSSILYIDRKNFQKILEQYPSIQLYFTRLMAKRLTKSNTIRTEDLSSGMIGNLAEIPAEALFQTLNMNNKTGILTISELVNGTARFSFRQGSLIKAKYYTYEGEAAFYEILKEQEGRFRFTPGIPSEDFEVPEIGYFMKLLMEGMRRLDEGRNIRTN; from the coding sequence ATGGCCTTTCCAAAAGCAGTTTTTAAAGTTTCAGCAGTTAAAAACTGCCCTCTCTACTCTTTTGGAGATCTTTTCACCGTCGCAGGTATAACTATTTCAATGGTATCGAAAGAAGAAAACACCTTTGTTAACACAACTATAATTCATTCTCCGCTCAAGAAAGAAAAATGTAAGACCCTGAATGGTGACCTCACAAAGGTAATTATCCAGTACGAGCGTGCCGATAAAATTCCCGTTTGTATGATCAGTTGCAGCGGTTGCACCGGATCCATCCGCCTTGAATACACCAAAGATCTGGAACTCACGGCAAATGGTTCTGAAAAGGATTACACCAATGAGCTCGGATCTATGCTTCACCTACTCTCGGATTTTGCGTTCTTTAAAAACATAGATGAAGAGAATCTGGAAAAGGTGGTGAATTTTTTCCACCTGAACAAGCTCAAGAAAGACGATATTGTTATTCGAAAAGGTGATCCTGGTGGGAATTTTTATATCATTATTACCGGATCTGTTAATGTGATTAATGATGTGGGAATGACTATCACCACACTTTCCAAGGGCGATGTCTTTGGTGAAATGAGCCTTATCTGTAATGATTCCGTCGGTGCCACCATTCAGGTTCGCGAACCTTCTTCTATTCTCTATATCGATAGAAAGAATTTTCAGAAGATTCTTGAGCAATACCCCTCAATCCAACTCTATTTCACACGCTTAATGGCCAAAAGGCTCACAAAATCAAACACTATTCGTACCGAGGATCTCTCTTCAGGAATGATAGGGAACCTTGCAGAGATTCCTGCAGAAGCGCTGTTTCAGACCCTGAACATGAACAACAAAACTGGAATACTCACCATAAGTGAACTCGTTAACGGCACTGCCAGGTTCTCCTTCAGGCAAGGTTCTCTCATCAAGGCGAAATATTACACCTACGAAGGAGAGGCTGCTTTTTACGAAATTTTAAAGGAGCAGGAAGGTCGTTTCCGCTTTACTCCAGGCATACCTTCAGAAGATTTTGAAGTACCGGAAATCGGATATTTCATGAAGCTTCTTATGGAGGGTATGCGAAGACTTGATGAAGGCAGAAATATCAGGACAAATTAA
- the trpE gene encoding anthranilate synthase component I has product MPTTTHFPQYDDFASTMETAGLVPVYRKIISDLDTPLTLFAKIAGQENHIFLFESMEGGEKWGRYSFIGFDPILTFSSYGSKIDINSFSGELNQNTAPESNPLETLQSLLESFKAAENPDLPRFSGGAVGFLGYDMVRFMEELPCDKAPLDFPDSSFMVPRIVLIHDSFKQTVTVVCWVAKDAKSISTQLYDEAVAKIDSVVDLLRAPVPISFHESSSEGSKTEHVFSSNMKKQDFCSMVEKAREYIKAGDIIQVVVSQRFHTTTDIKALDLYRALRHINPSPYLFFLKLGDLIQIGSSPEILVRKEDEAIELRPIAGTRKRGQTREEDEALEKELLADPKERAEHLMLVDLGRNDVGRVSQAGSVEVTDLLVVERYSHVMHIVSGVTGLIAEDKDQFDLIKACFPAGTVSGAPKIRAMEIIDELEPERRGPYAGAVGYFGFSGNMDFCITIRTFVMQGDNLWIQAGAGVVFDSDPEKEYEETINKSMGLRRAVELAEKGF; this is encoded by the coding sequence ATGCCTACAACTACCCATTTTCCACAGTACGATGATTTTGCCTCTACCATGGAAACGGCAGGGCTCGTTCCCGTATACCGTAAAATAATTTCTGATCTTGACACCCCTCTTACTCTTTTTGCTAAAATCGCCGGTCAGGAAAATCATATTTTTCTTTTCGAAAGTATGGAGGGTGGCGAGAAATGGGGGCGATATTCATTTATCGGTTTTGACCCGATCCTCACATTTTCGTCCTATGGATCAAAGATAGACATCAATTCATTTAGTGGGGAGTTAAACCAAAACACAGCCCCAGAGTCTAATCCACTTGAAACACTCCAATCTTTACTGGAAAGTTTTAAGGCAGCAGAAAATCCAGACCTGCCCCGTTTTAGCGGTGGAGCTGTAGGGTTTCTAGGATATGATATGGTTCGATTTATGGAAGAGCTCCCCTGCGATAAGGCTCCTCTTGATTTTCCTGATTCCTCTTTCATGGTTCCCAGGATTGTTTTGATTCATGACAGCTTCAAGCAAACTGTTACTGTTGTCTGCTGGGTGGCTAAAGATGCAAAGAGCATAAGTACTCAGTTATACGATGAGGCTGTTGCCAAGATTGACTCCGTAGTGGATCTCCTGAGGGCCCCGGTTCCGATTTCCTTCCATGAATCAAGCTCAGAAGGAAGCAAGACTGAGCATGTTTTTAGCTCTAACATGAAGAAGCAGGACTTTTGTTCCATGGTGGAAAAGGCTCGGGAATACATTAAAGCTGGAGATATCATACAGGTTGTTGTCTCCCAGCGTTTTCACACTACTACAGATATAAAAGCACTGGATCTCTACCGTGCTTTGCGCCATATCAACCCAAGTCCCTATCTCTTTTTTCTCAAACTTGGGGATCTTATCCAGATAGGATCGTCTCCGGAAATTCTGGTTCGTAAAGAAGATGAAGCCATAGAGCTTCGTCCCATAGCAGGAACACGAAAACGCGGCCAGACCAGAGAAGAAGATGAAGCTTTGGAAAAGGAGCTGCTTGCGGATCCTAAAGAACGTGCTGAGCATCTGATGCTTGTAGATCTTGGACGAAACGATGTGGGTAGGGTCTCACAGGCCGGGAGCGTAGAAGTTACCGATTTACTGGTGGTTGAACGCTACAGCCATGTTATGCATATCGTTTCAGGAGTTACCGGGCTTATAGCAGAAGATAAGGACCAGTTTGATCTCATTAAGGCCTGTTTTCCCGCAGGCACTGTAAGCGGTGCTCCCAAGATCAGAGCAATGGAAATTATAGATGAGCTGGAACCTGAACGTCGTGGTCCCTACGCCGGTGCCGTAGGATATTTTGGCTTTTCCGGGAATATGGATTTCTGCATTACCATCAGAACATTTGTTATGCAGGGCGACAACCTCTGGATCCAGGCTGGTGCCGGTGTTGTTTTTGATTCTGATCCTGAAAAAGAATATGAAGAGACTATCAACAAATCAATGGGCTTGCGACGGGCAGTCGAACTTGCAGAGAAGGGGTTTTAG
- the trpC gene encoding indole-3-glycerol phosphate synthase TrpC: MAHILDVIVAKKKEEVALLRNHGVHIPEAFAEKEIQSPRGFRQALVDYQGVAIIAEVKKASPSKGVICPNFDPVAIATNYQKNGAQAISVLTDRGFFQGSLLYLLQVRECVDLPILRKEFIIDPLQIEEAHICGADAILLMASILDIHQLNDFLAQAEEYAIDCLVEVHDEAELETVLMTDANLIGINNRNLKDFSMDTETTFRLKKMIPDTIAVVGESGLKTAEDIHRLDQAGVCAALIGESLMRGKNGGNSLQGLRGK, translated from the coding sequence ATGGCCCATATTTTAGACGTAATAGTCGCGAAAAAGAAAGAAGAAGTTGCATTGCTACGAAACCATGGTGTGCATATTCCTGAAGCATTTGCTGAAAAGGAAATTCAGTCACCCCGTGGATTCAGACAGGCCCTGGTAGATTATCAGGGCGTTGCAATTATAGCTGAGGTCAAAAAGGCTTCCCCCTCAAAGGGCGTCATCTGTCCCAATTTTGATCCTGTTGCCATTGCCACGAACTATCAGAAAAATGGAGCGCAGGCCATTTCGGTACTCACCGACAGGGGTTTTTTTCAAGGATCGCTTCTGTACCTGCTCCAGGTAAGAGAATGTGTGGATCTTCCCATTCTTCGTAAAGAGTTTATTATTGATCCTCTGCAGATAGAGGAAGCTCATATCTGCGGAGCTGATGCCATTCTTTTGATGGCCTCAATTCTTGACATTCATCAATTGAACGATTTTCTTGCTCAAGCTGAAGAATACGCAATTGATTGTCTTGTGGAAGTTCATGATGAGGCTGAGCTTGAAACAGTTCTCATGACTGATGCCAACCTTATTGGTATCAATAATCGCAATCTTAAAGATTTCTCAATGGATACCGAGACCACGTTCCGCTTGAAAAAAATGATCCCGGATACTATTGCAGTGGTTGGAGAGTCTGGATTAAAAACAGCCGAAGACATTCATCGTCTGGATCAGGCTGGCGTCTGTGCAGCCCTTATTGGTGAGTCATTGATGCGTGGAAAAAATGGCGGAAATAGTCTGCAGGGACTGAGAGGGAAATAA
- a CDS encoding RNA-binding S4 domain-containing protein, translating to MSETEETVRVDKWLWAARFFKTRSLASRAATGGKVFLNGQRCKPSKAVVEGDELCVHRGPVTHTVIIVELSNRRGPARIAQSLYEETEQSIQNRKEQKEERTMFFAGQTVPAKRPGKRDRRKIKEFIRKGE from the coding sequence ATGAGTGAAACAGAGGAAACTGTACGGGTTGATAAGTGGCTGTGGGCTGCCAGATTTTTTAAAACTCGGAGTCTTGCAAGCAGGGCTGCAACGGGTGGAAAAGTCTTTCTCAATGGACAACGCTGCAAACCATCCAAAGCAGTAGTCGAAGGAGACGAACTCTGCGTTCACAGAGGTCCGGTTACACATACCGTTATCATTGTGGAACTTTCCAACCGCAGGGGACCTGCCAGGATAGCCCAGTCCCTGTATGAGGAAACGGAACAGTCCATACAGAACCGGAAGGAGCAGAAGGAAGAACGCACCATGTTCTTTGCCGGACAGACCGTACCGGCCAAAAGGCCCGGAAAACGTGATAGACGAAAGATCAAGGAATTCATCCGCAAGGGTGAATAA
- a CDS encoding peptidase U32 family protein, whose protein sequence is MELLAPAGNRENFLAAMDAGADAVYVGAPALNARNLARDLRLEEIFSMVQYCHSNEKKIYLAANSLVREQDLPQAVETLAMLEAMGTDGLIVQDIGLVRMIREHFPDIPLHASTLLSANNSESLAGFKTMGFERVVLARELTLKEIQLLCQKSDIEIEVFVHGAMCFSYSGLCLFSSFLGGKSGLRGKCVQPCRRHYSWNAQRGGQNSSRSKKNQRAQQDSAKGKPGGKGQYLFSMNDLSALEAVPDLRAAGVASLKIEGRLRSAHYVSHIVRAYRLVMDATEERLPAAIKEATLLSNRAMGRKTSSGYFFSPQPIDAITPHHSGSTGDYLGRLGNVKPYENRLYGKLALKEELAAGDRLRLHAEPSGERLAFSLKELRLGNDSVEIAEAGDKVQLLLPEWQYYEQSNKIDVYRVDVRKVSFSPDVLPDIQRCATELAQISDKNSGRIREILREVASPLHDEEIPEIITPRKYVGKKGIKPTRKMKLPLDVWLRVDEAKILFNPLPFVPDRYLLPVTKSNLSQTGQLKRYLGRRVRDLTWCLPPVLFEGELQRLKKQIQLLIRSGFRSFQLGHITQFTFFQNEERVYLSSDFTVSLLNSQAVTLVEEGGLEAAQLSIESDQKILIELIARYRRYQSEMKLGLTVYGAPALFTARLDPEHFQYNKTLSSPKNEEFTIIKKENVTATVPVRPFSLLPYLFELKSAGLDYAVIDLSNMQINKKEMEELAERLKGTGKYSKLPTFNYLGTLE, encoded by the coding sequence ATGGAACTCCTGGCACCTGCAGGCAACCGAGAAAACTTTCTTGCCGCAATGGACGCAGGTGCCGATGCTGTGTATGTCGGTGCTCCTGCATTGAATGCCAGGAATCTGGCCCGTGATCTTCGTCTTGAAGAAATTTTTTCCATGGTTCAGTACTGTCACTCTAACGAAAAGAAAATCTATCTTGCCGCCAATAGCCTTGTTCGCGAACAGGATCTCCCTCAGGCCGTAGAAACCCTTGCGATGCTGGAAGCCATGGGGACAGATGGTCTTATTGTCCAGGATATCGGTCTGGTGCGCATGATTCGGGAACACTTCCCTGACATACCTCTCCATGCATCCACGCTCCTCTCAGCCAACAACTCAGAATCATTGGCCGGATTCAAAACCATGGGCTTTGAAAGAGTAGTGCTTGCAAGAGAACTCACCCTGAAGGAAATTCAACTTCTGTGTCAGAAGAGTGATATTGAGATTGAAGTTTTTGTCCATGGCGCCATGTGCTTTTCCTACTCGGGGCTCTGTTTGTTTTCATCTTTTTTAGGTGGTAAAAGTGGTCTTCGCGGCAAATGCGTTCAGCCCTGTCGTCGTCACTATAGCTGGAATGCACAGCGTGGTGGGCAAAATTCTTCGCGATCAAAAAAGAATCAGAGAGCTCAACAGGATTCCGCCAAGGGGAAGCCTGGTGGAAAAGGGCAGTACCTTTTTTCCATGAATGATCTTTCAGCCCTTGAGGCTGTGCCGGATCTTCGAGCAGCTGGCGTGGCTTCACTTAAAATTGAAGGACGTCTCCGTTCTGCCCATTATGTCTCGCATATTGTCCGCGCCTACAGGCTCGTTATGGATGCCACCGAGGAACGCCTTCCTGCCGCGATAAAAGAGGCTACTCTGTTGAGTAACCGTGCCATGGGAAGAAAAACATCGTCCGGCTATTTCTTTTCTCCGCAGCCAATTGATGCCATTACTCCACATCATTCTGGTAGCACGGGTGATTATCTTGGGAGGCTCGGGAATGTCAAACCCTATGAGAACAGATTGTACGGGAAGTTGGCTCTTAAAGAGGAACTGGCAGCTGGGGACAGGCTACGGCTTCATGCTGAACCTTCAGGGGAGAGATTGGCGTTTAGCCTCAAGGAGCTGCGCCTTGGAAACGACAGTGTTGAGATTGCAGAGGCCGGAGATAAAGTACAGCTGCTCTTACCGGAATGGCAGTATTACGAACAATCCAACAAAATTGATGTGTATAGGGTTGATGTGAGGAAGGTTTCATTTTCCCCGGATGTTCTGCCAGACATTCAACGCTGTGCAACTGAGCTCGCTCAAATATCTGACAAAAATTCCGGGAGAATTCGTGAAATCCTGAGAGAGGTTGCTTCACCGCTTCATGATGAAGAGATTCCCGAGATTATTACACCACGCAAATATGTTGGCAAAAAAGGGATAAAGCCGACAAGAAAAATGAAATTGCCACTTGACGTCTGGCTCAGGGTCGATGAGGCTAAAATACTTTTCAACCCCTTACCCTTTGTTCCAGATCGTTATCTGCTACCGGTTACGAAAAGTAATCTCAGCCAGACCGGCCAGCTTAAACGTTATCTTGGACGACGTGTCCGGGATCTTACCTGGTGCCTCCCCCCTGTTCTTTTTGAAGGAGAGCTGCAGAGGTTAAAAAAACAAATACAGCTCCTTATCCGTTCGGGGTTTAGGAGTTTTCAACTTGGTCATATTACCCAGTTTACCTTTTTTCAAAATGAAGAACGGGTCTACCTGTCTTCCGATTTTACCGTGAGCCTGTTAAATAGTCAGGCGGTTACCTTAGTTGAAGAGGGCGGGCTTGAAGCAGCTCAACTTTCCATTGAGAGTGATCAGAAAATTCTGATTGAACTCATTGCGCGATATCGGAGATATCAGAGTGAAATGAAACTGGGACTCACTGTATACGGTGCCCCGGCGTTGTTTACGGCCCGATTGGATCCGGAACATTTTCAGTACAATAAAACATTGAGCAGTCCTAAAAATGAAGAGTTTACCATAATTAAAAAAGAAAATGTTACGGCTACTGTTCCGGTACGTCCTTTCTCCTTACTCCCATACCTCTTTGAGCTGAAATCTGCCGGATTGGATTATGCGGTCATTGATTTAAGTAATATGCAAATCAATAAAAAAGAGATGGAAGAGTTGGCTGAGAGGCTGAAAGGAACTGGAAAGTATTCAAAGCTTCCAACTTTTAATTATCTCGGAACTCTGGAATAA
- the trpD gene encoding anthranilate phosphoribosyltransferase produces the protein MNIKEAIAKVVLKVDLNEKEMVAVMNEIMGGSATDAQIGSFITALRMKGETVEEITGAVRVMRDKATAIVSGVDVASGDILVDTCGTGGDGSGTFNVSTTSAFVVAGAGVPVAKHGNRSISSNCGSADVLEAAGVALDISSEKIGECIQKVGIGFLFAPALHGAMKYAIGPRREMGIRTIFNILGPLTNPAGANVQVLGVFSGDLTEPLARVLAKLGSKRALVVHGEGNLDELTVTGTTRVSELRNGEVTTYSVDPADFGFADATIEDLQGGADAEESAQQMRAVLTGEKGPKRDMVLLNSGAALMAAGLCEDLQSGILAAAEVIDSGRAASKLDQLIEYSNSN, from the coding sequence ATGAATATCAAAGAAGCAATTGCCAAAGTTGTCCTGAAAGTGGATCTCAACGAAAAAGAGATGGTTGCCGTGATGAACGAAATCATGGGTGGAAGCGCAACAGATGCTCAGATTGGATCGTTTATCACCGCACTCCGCATGAAGGGAGAAACCGTTGAGGAGATCACTGGGGCAGTGAGGGTTATGCGTGACAAAGCAACAGCTATTGTTTCTGGAGTTGATGTGGCCTCTGGTGATATACTGGTTGATACGTGCGGAACAGGTGGTGACGGTTCTGGGACTTTTAATGTTTCCACAACCAGTGCCTTTGTCGTTGCAGGAGCCGGGGTTCCAGTTGCGAAACATGGTAATCGTTCCATATCCAGTAACTGCGGTAGCGCTGATGTGCTTGAAGCGGCTGGTGTTGCACTGGATATCAGTTCTGAAAAAATTGGAGAGTGTATTCAAAAAGTTGGGATTGGATTTCTCTTTGCTCCTGCACTTCATGGAGCTATGAAATATGCTATAGGGCCACGTAGGGAAATGGGCATTCGCACCATCTTTAATATTCTCGGCCCTTTAACCAATCCTGCAGGTGCCAATGTCCAGGTGCTTGGTGTCTTTAGTGGTGACCTGACAGAACCGCTGGCCAGAGTTCTTGCCAAATTGGGATCTAAGAGGGCACTGGTGGTACACGGTGAGGGAAACCTTGATGAATTGACAGTTACTGGAACCACCCGGGTATCTGAACTTCGTAATGGAGAGGTGACGACCTATTCTGTCGATCCTGCTGACTTTGGTTTTGCAGATGCTACCATTGAGGATCTGCAGGGTGGTGCAGATGCTGAAGAATCAGCTCAGCAGATGCGGGCTGTGTTAACTGGTGAAAAAGGTCCTAAACGGGATATGGTTCTTTTAAATAGTGGTGCTGCACTTATGGCTGCTGGTCTGTGCGAAGATTTGCAATCCGGAATTCTTGCCGCCGCAGAAGTAATTGATTCCGGCAGAGCAGCTTCTAAACTCGATCAATTAATCGAATACAGCAATAGCAATTAA
- a CDS encoding anthranilate synthase component II — MLVIIDNYDSFTYNIVQTIAGNALKNQENTDIKVFRNDKIGVEEIAAMKPDRILVSPGPCTPSEAGVSIDVIRYFGGKIPLLGVCLGHQSIGEAFGGKVIRASRIMHGKTSPVYHDNKGVFSGLPNPFDGMRYHSLLVDNHTVPECFEISAWTAEGEIMGLRHREMDLEGVQFHPESIMTPAGVTLLKNFMMEKNKK, encoded by the coding sequence ATGCTTGTTATCATAGATAATTACGATTCATTTACCTATAATATTGTCCAGACCATTGCTGGAAATGCTCTCAAAAATCAAGAGAATACTGACATCAAGGTATTCCGTAACGATAAAATAGGGGTAGAAGAGATTGCTGCCATGAAGCCTGATCGCATTCTTGTCTCACCTGGCCCCTGCACCCCATCTGAAGCTGGAGTTTCCATCGATGTTATCAGATATTTCGGTGGCAAAATCCCACTTCTCGGCGTATGCCTTGGTCATCAATCCATTGGGGAAGCCTTTGGAGGGAAAGTTATTCGTGCCTCACGAATTATGCATGGCAAGACTTCCCCCGTTTATCACGACAATAAAGGTGTTTTCTCAGGTCTTCCCAATCCTTTTGACGGCATGCGCTATCATTCTCTTCTCGTTGACAACCATACAGTTCCGGAATGTTTTGAAATAAGTGCATGGACCGCGGAGGGAGAGATAATGGGACTGCGTCACAGGGAAATGGATCTTGAGGGTGTTCAGTTTCACCCTGAATCCATTATGACACCAGCTGGTGTCACACTCCTTAAGAATTTTATGATGGAAAAAAATAAAAAATGA
- the pyrR gene encoding bifunctional pyr operon transcriptional regulator/uracil phosphoribosyltransferase PyrR, which produces MKSSILLNSDEITLAVNRISLQVLEKNHSPDNLAIVGIHTCGVFLAERIRKFVEQQTSQSVPHGSLDINLYRDDWSLITQNPVVKTTDISFAVEGRDIILVDDVLFTGRTIRAALDALMDYGRPHSVQLAILIDRGGRELPIQADYIGLSTTVRTDERIQVMFTENGGQDEVLLQNQKE; this is translated from the coding sequence ATGAAGAGCAGCATACTTTTGAACAGTGATGAGATCACACTTGCTGTAAACCGAATCAGCCTTCAGGTTCTTGAGAAAAATCACAGCCCTGACAATCTTGCCATAGTAGGTATACACACCTGTGGAGTTTTTCTCGCCGAAAGAATACGAAAATTTGTAGAACAGCAAACCTCACAGTCTGTGCCCCATGGAAGCCTTGACATAAATCTATACCGTGATGACTGGAGTCTTATTACTCAAAATCCGGTGGTTAAGACGACTGACATCAGCTTTGCCGTTGAAGGGAGGGACATAATTTTAGTAGATGATGTGCTCTTTACCGGTAGAACCATTCGAGCGGCCCTTGATGCCTTGATGGATTATGGGCGTCCCCACAGTGTGCAACTTGCAATACTGATTGACAGGGGAGGGCGTGAACTCCCTATTCAGGCAGATTATATCGGCCTCAGCACCACAGTCCGTACAGATGAAAGAATTCAGGTAATGTTTACTGAAAACGGTGGACAGGATGAAGTTCTTCTCCAAAACCAGAAAGAATAA
- the metF gene encoding methylenetetrahydrofolate reductase [NAD(P)H]: MLVKDLLQSHKTTFSFEFFPPKEDAAADRLLQTISNLMPLGPSYVSVTYGAGGTTRDRTHDLVVRIKEQTNITVVSHLTCVGSTRAEIHGILEKYQDAGIENILALHGDPPKDQKNFVEPVDGFAYAADLVGYIKKHFPQMCVGVAGFPEGHPATPNRLQEIQYLKEKVDAGADYIVTQLFFDNRDFYDYCERCELAGIHVPNIAGIMPVSTKSGLIRTAELAGGARIPARLLKAVDRAENDEYVEKVGIHWATEQIRDLLDNDVRGIQFFTLNSSQATQEIYNSLGVRDSNQLR, translated from the coding sequence ATGCTTGTTAAAGACCTTCTTCAAAGCCATAAAACCACCTTTAGTTTTGAATTTTTTCCCCCAAAAGAAGATGCAGCAGCCGATCGCTTACTGCAGACAATATCCAATCTTATGCCCCTTGGCCCATCCTACGTTAGTGTCACCTATGGTGCCGGAGGCACTACACGGGACAGAACCCATGACCTGGTTGTTCGCATCAAGGAGCAGACCAATATTACGGTAGTTTCACATCTCACCTGTGTGGGAAGCACCCGTGCCGAGATCCACGGAATTTTAGAAAAATATCAGGATGCCGGAATCGAAAACATCCTCGCTCTCCATGGTGATCCGCCAAAAGATCAGAAAAATTTTGTCGAGCCCGTCGATGGCTTTGCCTATGCCGCAGATCTTGTAGGCTATATTAAAAAACATTTCCCACAGATGTGTGTAGGTGTTGCTGGTTTTCCAGAAGGACACCCAGCAACACCGAATCGTCTTCAGGAAATCCAGTATTTAAAAGAGAAGGTGGATGCAGGGGCAGACTATATCGTAACCCAGCTCTTTTTTGATAATCGCGATTTTTATGACTATTGTGAACGCTGTGAACTTGCCGGAATTCACGTTCCCAATATCGCTGGGATCATGCCTGTCAGCACAAAAAGCGGTCTGATACGAACGGCAGAACTTGCCGGTGGGGCCAGGATTCCCGCCAGACTGTTAAAGGCGGTTGATCGAGCCGAAAATGACGAATATGTTGAGAAGGTAGGTATTCACTGGGCCACTGAACAAATTCGTGACCTACTGGATAACGATGTACGAGGAATCCAGTTCTTCACCCTTAACTCCTCACAGGCCACTCAGGAGATTTACAATTCCCTGGGGGTTCGTGACTCAAATCAGCTTCGTTAG